In Bythopirellula goksoeyrii, a single window of DNA contains:
- a CDS encoding helix-turn-helix domain-containing protein, whose protein sequence is MARLISEQLKAAVLRADCSCYAIHQATGVDEAALSRFLSGERGLSLATVDKLADFLNLELVERKRKG, encoded by the coding sequence ATGGCAAGACTTATATCAGAGCAGTTGAAAGCAGCAGTGCTCAGGGCGGATTGCAGTTGTTATGCGATTCATCAAGCAACGGGCGTCGATGAGGCCGCTTTGTCTCGGTTCCTCAGTGGCGAACGCGGCCTTTCATTGGCTACAGTCGATAAGCTTGCCGATTTTTTGAACCTGGAATTAGTCGAGAGAAAACGAAAGGGCTAA
- a CDS encoding AAA family ATPase: MTDLLKIKVGGDADYKGHRTVLLTYGVFVHRDKFDLDSEFQRDKYLDRVVPKIERLMDQAELYKNCSFQGTQTNQNSPVGIEIKQKLIEALEDAENNPQSLWQPEMTSMADIAPIEPEWFWTDYIPAGAITVLDGDPGLGKSQATIDITARCTRGDAMPPLSAPDLTYPPGCVLLTNCEDDPARVIRPRLDAAGARIDRVHLLREMDGFDGAEKRPVSLPGDLATIEVLIVEKKIILWVIDPWVAYLDGKLSMNNDSDVRRCLGQLAAMAERTGVAVLLVRHLNKKTGSHAIYRGGGSIGITGAARSVLMVGQDPADSDSRILAPVKSNLGPEPPSLRFSIESLEGTSRVVWGDSCDVKACDLLKQDGKPSGGSKQQQAESIINDILGNGPRGENEVLQACEDAGISKATYWRARQKLEVQSEKVGFNDGWMLSLPSNNGVCHEF, from the coding sequence ATGACCGACCTCCTGAAAATCAAAGTTGGCGGCGATGCTGACTACAAAGGGCATCGTACTGTCTTGCTGACATACGGCGTGTTTGTCCATCGGGACAAGTTTGACTTGGACTCTGAGTTCCAGCGAGACAAGTATCTTGATCGAGTTGTGCCGAAAATTGAACGGCTCATGGATCAAGCCGAGCTATACAAGAACTGTTCGTTTCAAGGGACTCAGACGAATCAGAATTCCCCGGTTGGAATCGAGATCAAGCAAAAGCTGATCGAGGCGCTCGAAGATGCGGAGAATAATCCGCAATCGCTCTGGCAACCCGAGATGACCAGCATGGCCGACATTGCACCAATCGAGCCTGAATGGTTCTGGACTGACTACATCCCCGCCGGCGCTATCACAGTTCTGGATGGTGACCCCGGTCTAGGGAAGTCACAAGCGACTATCGACATCACGGCACGTTGTACCCGTGGCGATGCGATGCCACCCCTATCGGCACCTGATCTGACCTATCCGCCTGGATGCGTGTTGCTCACCAATTGCGAAGATGACCCCGCTAGGGTTATTCGTCCGCGACTTGATGCAGCAGGTGCAAGGATTGATCGTGTCCACCTGCTGCGTGAGATGGATGGATTCGACGGCGCAGAGAAACGACCCGTTTCACTACCGGGAGACCTGGCGACAATCGAAGTGCTGATCGTCGAGAAGAAAATCATTCTCTGGGTAATTGATCCCTGGGTAGCTTACCTGGACGGCAAACTATCCATGAACAACGACTCGGACGTGAGGCGATGCCTTGGACAATTGGCGGCAATGGCAGAGCGGACGGGCGTTGCTGTTCTCTTGGTGAGGCATCTCAATAAGAAAACGGGATCACATGCTATCTATCGTGGCGGCGGTTCCATCGGGATCACGGGCGCGGCGAGAAGCGTGCTCATGGTTGGACAAGATCCAGCCGACAGCGATAGCCGCATATTGGCGCCAGTGAAGTCGAATCTTGGACCAGAGCCACCTAGCCTACGGTTCTCTATCGAATCACTCGAAGGCACATCCCGCGTTGTCTGGGGTGACTCCTGCGACGTGAAAGCATGTGACCTACTCAAGCAGGATGGCAAGCCGTCTGGCGGTTCCAAGCAGCAGCAGGCGGAAAGCATCATCAACGACATTCTGGGCAATGGCCCCCGTGGAGAAAACGAAGTATTGCAAGCCTGTGAGGATGCTGGAATTAGCAAGGCGACCTACTGGCGAGCGCGTCAGAAGCTGGAAGTTCAATCTGAGAAAGTCGGTTTCAACGATGGCTGGATGCTGAGTCTACCTAGCAATAACGGAGTCTGCCATGAGTTCTAA
- a CDS encoding S1/P1 nuclease, producing the protein MSPLQRIITSLIATLAFCPPVAHAWNALGHKVIAEIAWQTLSPEKQSEIADTLKRHPRYAEDFRDLETDQEIFLHAATWPDIARGIRGPDRDKFDKPIWHYVNFPIGEGKTNLATNPKDSKSISWNVMQATNFCESVINSEAPPQEKALAYSWLLHLVGDAHQPMHSTALFSERFSKGDRGGNSIKLAKGQNLHSVWDNFIGRSHTLNNVRLKVFQLKSQPEFWEVDTTGNIFDWIQESHKLAVEYAYDDAILNAIEGTEDIPPIVLPESYYKQAGEHARARVVAAGLRLGAMLGGKQEHIAKNQTTEPAYDSEVEDRSPLAAEPTSRVNAKADISSSPTTGYWLNTSSNVRHNPSCTNFKNTKRGRHCRPDEGKPCGICGG; encoded by the coding sequence ATGAGTCCCCTTCAACGAATAATTACCAGTCTGATAGCCACTCTGGCGTTCTGCCCCCCGGTTGCACACGCCTGGAACGCTCTCGGCCACAAAGTCATTGCCGAAATAGCTTGGCAAACTCTCTCGCCAGAGAAGCAATCTGAGATTGCCGACACTCTCAAACGCCATCCCCGTTACGCTGAAGACTTCAGAGACCTGGAAACCGATCAAGAGATATTCCTACATGCAGCAACGTGGCCGGATATTGCCCGAGGGATTCGAGGGCCAGATCGCGACAAGTTCGATAAGCCAATCTGGCACTATGTGAACTTTCCAATCGGGGAAGGGAAAACAAACCTTGCGACTAATCCCAAGGATTCCAAGTCGATTTCTTGGAATGTGATGCAGGCCACCAACTTCTGTGAAAGCGTCATCAACAGCGAAGCTCCCCCACAAGAAAAGGCCCTCGCCTACTCTTGGCTCTTGCACCTGGTTGGCGATGCTCACCAGCCGATGCACTCGACGGCCTTATTCTCGGAGCGATTCTCCAAAGGTGATCGAGGAGGCAACTCGATCAAGCTTGCGAAAGGCCAAAACCTTCATTCCGTTTGGGATAACTTCATCGGTCGATCTCACACACTAAACAACGTGAGACTGAAGGTATTCCAACTAAAGTCTCAGCCTGAATTCTGGGAAGTCGATACGACCGGGAATATTTTCGATTGGATTCAAGAGAGCCACAAGCTTGCAGTGGAGTATGCCTACGACGATGCAATCCTGAATGCGATCGAAGGGACTGAAGATATACCGCCGATTGTACTTCCAGAATCTTACTACAAGCAGGCAGGTGAACACGCCAGGGCTAGGGTAGTTGCTGCCGGGTTGCGTTTAGGTGCCATGCTCGGGGGCAAGCAAGAACACATTGCTAAGAATCAGACAACTGAGCCAGCGTATGATTCTGAGGTGGAGGACCGGAGTCCGCTTGCTGCTGAACCGACCAGCAGGGTAAACGCCAAGGCTGACATCTCGTCTTCTCCTACAACCGGCTATTGGCTCAATACAAGTTCAAACGTCCGGCACAATCCAAGTTGTACGAACTTCAAGAATACTAAACGCGGCAGGCATTGCAGACCAGATGAGGGCAAGCCTTGCGGGATCTGTGGAGGCTGA
- a CDS encoding helix-turn-helix domain-containing protein, with product MSISIESSSIEQQSIPSALLNEHQVCRYLGNVSAKHLYNLRKRGDLPFVSVGRRILYSRIALDRWIEERQQQSK from the coding sequence ATGAGTATTAGCATCGAATCAAGTTCAATTGAACAACAATCCATACCGTCAGCACTTTTGAACGAACATCAAGTCTGCCGCTATTTGGGCAATGTTTCTGCCAAGCATCTCTACAACCTACGGAAACGCGGCGACCTGCCATTCGTCTCTGTCGGACGCAGGATCTTGTATAGCCGAATCGCTCTTGATAGATGGATAGAAGAGCGTCAGCAGCAAAGTAAATAA
- a CDS encoding helix-turn-helix transcriptional regulator: MSSKSPTILLTRRQVAEAMNLSERYVFTLTKRGVLPQIRLGRSVRYRVKDVEKATSLLIAEQQDSQGGHNEY; encoded by the coding sequence ATGTCTTCAAAAAGCCCAACGATTCTTCTCACCCGCCGACAAGTGGCTGAGGCAATGAATCTATCAGAGCGTTATGTTTTCACACTAACAAAACGCGGTGTGCTCCCCCAAATTCGGCTCGGTAGATCCGTGCGCTACCGTGTAAAAGATGTCGAAAAGGCTACATCGTTACTGATTGCAGAGCAGCAGGATTCGCAAGGAGGACACAATGAGTATTAG
- a CDS encoding PDZ domain-containing protein, with protein MKRTALYISSLFCFLILPCSAEQDDINRPALGMTVVDIPQDPDLIRLFTKALKSPTQMHWPGRQGAVVVNVLDGSNAAAEKIRIGDLIVQIGKVKIKSATDVNSSLKKVKVGDEIRLVFRYPEFSGGRIKWVLKGVEITVQSYLELIKKQLVTSNDKLSGLRYTSHKDADQGLTTNRVSLKLASKEGIQIPVIKVMYRGDTWLFVDSLTFLVDGKKIEVDPEYSEFTRENTHEFCWEWVNLVGNPDSPTDSIWEICKLLQDCESASIFYHGKKFREEHELSHTELSEIKVLLEYLQYQRGN; from the coding sequence ATGAAAAGAACAGCATTGTACATATCAAGTCTTTTTTGCTTCTTAATACTGCCATGCTCGGCTGAACAAGATGACATCAACCGCCCCGCTCTGGGAATGACAGTTGTAGATATTCCACAAGACCCTGACTTAATCAGATTATTCACTAAAGCTTTAAAAAGTCCAACACAAATGCACTGGCCAGGAAGACAAGGAGCAGTGGTCGTAAACGTACTCGATGGCAGTAATGCAGCTGCAGAAAAGATCAGGATAGGTGATCTAATAGTTCAGATTGGGAAGGTCAAAATAAAGTCAGCCACTGACGTCAACTCGTCGCTTAAGAAAGTAAAGGTGGGAGATGAGATTCGACTTGTGTTTCGCTACCCAGAGTTTTCGGGTGGTAGAATCAAATGGGTTCTAAAGGGAGTCGAGATCACAGTTCAAAGTTATCTCGAATTGATTAAGAAGCAACTCGTAACTAGTAATGACAAATTATCTGGGCTTAGGTACACATCGCACAAAGATGCTGATCAAGGTCTTACTACAAACAGAGTCTCTTTGAAGCTTGCATCAAAGGAGGGAATACAAATCCCAGTAATAAAAGTCATGTATCGAGGGGATACCTGGTTGTTTGTAGATTCACTCACATTTCTTGTAGATGGCAAAAAGATAGAAGTCGATCCGGAATACAGCGAATTTACTCGCGAAAATACACACGAGTTTTGTTGGGAATGGGTCAATTTGGTAGGAAACCCAGATTCACCCACCGATTCGATATGGGAAATCTGCAAATTGCTTCAAGACTGTGAATCGGCATCTATTTTCTATCACGGCAAGAAGTTTAGGGAAGAGCACGAATTAAGTCACACAGAATTATCTGAGATTAAAGTACTTTTAGAGTATCTTCAATATCAGCGTGGTAATTAA
- a CDS encoding PH domain-containing protein, translating into MPIKVNCLNCDKTIKASDKYAGQKAKCPGCGNVLRIPELTAMPPIPIAATVEPSAPPLPDPPKQQVVQEVFSDSGRGNTAKEQDLLVVRPSTFRTRPIKYVLVCFLIFIGIVLASVAEDPSTGQSLPWVWGIPAAGLLLLAKWHFEKLTTSLKITNRRSILRHGILSKRTREVRHSDVRLLQIDQSMIQRLLSVGSLSIASAGHGEVEIMVKGIKNPEHVKETVDGYRP; encoded by the coding sequence ATGCCGATCAAAGTGAATTGCCTGAATTGCGACAAAACGATCAAGGCTTCCGACAAGTACGCTGGCCAAAAAGCAAAATGCCCTGGTTGTGGTAACGTGTTGAGAATTCCTGAGTTGACTGCTATGCCTCCTATTCCAATAGCGGCAACGGTCGAGCCGTCTGCGCCACCTCTACCTGATCCACCAAAGCAACAAGTCGTCCAGGAAGTGTTCAGTGATTCTGGTCGAGGCAATACGGCAAAGGAACAGGACTTATTGGTGGTCAGGCCATCTACTTTTCGCACAAGACCGATCAAATACGTCCTTGTATGTTTCTTGATCTTTATAGGAATTGTCCTGGCTTCGGTAGCGGAAGATCCGAGTACGGGTCAGTCTTTGCCTTGGGTGTGGGGAATTCCGGCTGCTGGGTTGTTGCTTCTCGCAAAATGGCACTTCGAGAAACTCACTACTTCGCTTAAGATCACAAACAGGCGTTCTATTCTAAGGCACGGTATTTTATCAAAACGAACGCGGGAAGTGAGGCACTCTGACGTGCGACTACTACAGATCGATCAGTCCATGATTCAGCGTCTGTTGAGTGTCGGAAGTCTCTCGATAGCCAGCGCAGGGCACGGTGAAGTGGAGATCATGGTCAAAGGCATCAAGAACCCAGAACACGTAAAAGAAACAGTGGATGGCTACCGTCCTTGA
- a CDS encoding DUF3800 domain-containing protein, whose translation MQKQTFNIYCDESCHLESDGACAMVLGAIWCPLREASMIASEIREIKVKHDLPPWFEIKWTKVTPSKVDFYLSLIDYFFQQGNLHFRALVADKTNLRHGDFGQDHDQWYYKMYFDMLKVLFSPSSRYHIYIDIKDSRGGPKVRKLKEVLGNANYDFCRDIIERVQIVRSHEIEQLQLADLLVGCVGYANRKLETSEAKLAILEQVRRKSGYDLMRPTLLREQKVNIFHWCGKEV comes from the coding sequence ATGCAGAAGCAGACATTCAACATCTACTGCGATGAAAGTTGCCATTTAGAAAGCGATGGTGCTTGCGCTATGGTGTTAGGTGCTATCTGGTGCCCACTAAGAGAGGCATCCATGATCGCAAGCGAGATTAGGGAAATCAAAGTAAAACATGATTTGCCTCCTTGGTTTGAAATCAAGTGGACTAAAGTCACACCTTCAAAAGTGGATTTCTATTTGTCGTTGATCGACTATTTTTTTCAGCAAGGAAATCTACATTTCCGTGCATTAGTTGCAGACAAAACCAACCTTCGACATGGCGACTTCGGCCAAGACCACGATCAGTGGTACTATAAAATGTACTTTGACATGCTCAAGGTTTTGTTTAGCCCCTCTTCGCGATACCACATATACATTGACATAAAGGATTCAAGGGGCGGCCCTAAAGTCCGGAAGTTGAAAGAAGTCCTTGGAAACGCAAATTATGATTTCTGCAGAGACATAATTGAAAGAGTCCAAATCGTCAGGTCTCATGAGATCGAACAACTTCAACTTGCAGATCTTTTGGTAGGTTGTGTTGGATATGCAAACCGAAAATTGGAAACTAGTGAGGCGAAATTAGCGATTCTTGAGCAAGTACGTCGGAAATCCGGGTACGATCTAATGCGGCCTACGCTTCTTCGAGAGCAGAAAGTCAACATATTTCATTGGTGCGGCAAAGAGGTATAG
- a CDS encoding coiled-coil domain-containing protein encodes MKRKRYQPPFSLFSFQDIITSVTGVIMLMTLLLALELTTRTLAKPSATNAKEAAQLKEDINNAETRLSSLTSYLNSHSGLDSDLGNFTNRSATSELAALSEESTLLRNKISQLHSQETELRDLLKTAKADWTNRNPEVESLKTKQKELAAVEAELTELKNSQRVFYNQSDVGGRQVYLVELFGSDILAAQAGKKSPPERFPSPGAESAFLSWAGRQSSSRVRFVIIVHPGTTDSFRTLSQKLKDKGFKIGYDLLPADKIAIDAEQGAG; translated from the coding sequence ATGAAACGTAAACGCTACCAACCGCCGTTTTCCTTGTTCTCTTTTCAGGACATTATTACTTCTGTTACAGGAGTAATAATGTTGATGACTTTGTTGTTGGCTCTTGAGCTTACAACTCGAACACTTGCCAAACCTTCGGCAACAAATGCGAAGGAAGCGGCTCAGCTGAAAGAAGACATCAATAACGCCGAAACTCGGTTGTCGAGTTTGACGAGTTACCTTAACTCGCACAGCGGTTTGGATAGCGATTTGGGAAATTTCACGAATCGATCGGCTACTTCTGAATTGGCAGCACTCTCGGAAGAAAGCACTCTGTTGCGAAATAAGATTTCTCAATTGCATTCGCAAGAAACAGAGTTGCGGGACTTGTTAAAGACGGCGAAAGCTGATTGGACAAATCGAAACCCTGAAGTCGAATCTCTGAAAACAAAACAGAAGGAACTGGCGGCAGTTGAGGCGGAGCTGACCGAATTGAAGAATTCACAACGTGTCTTTTATAACCAATCGGATGTTGGTGGTCGTCAAGTCTACTTAGTGGAACTGTTTGGATCGGATATTCTAGCAGCCCAGGCAGGAAAGAAATCTCCGCCAGAGAGATTTCCCAGCCCAGGAGCAGAGTCCGCTTTTCTTAGTTGGGCTGGTAGGCAATCATCTTCTCGAGTCCGATTTGTGATCATCGTCCATCCTGGGACAACCGATTCTTTCAGAACTCTTTCCCAGAAGTTAAAGGACAAGGGGTTCAAGATTGGTTACGATTTGTTGCCTGCTGATAAAATTGCCATTGATGCTGAACAGGGCGCGGGGTGA
- a CDS encoding tyrosine-type recombinase/integrase has product MASIIRDRNKKTKEYNGCRSLQFITPTGKRDSIRLGKIPAKGAETIRAMVDAIISDRLCLKSHDPEVSAWIGRLQQQNPSLYDKLAAKGVLQYREKPESTTLGAFLDAFIKTQGVKVKASTKTVYGHTKRCLIEYFKKDKPLADISPGDADEWRAWLTSSQNLAPNTVRRRCGIARQFFKAAIRKRLLTENPFAELQEGVAVKGNKSRDYFVTREEANKVLKACPDDEWRLLFSLARYGALRCPSEILALTWADIDWDNERITVTSSKTAHHEGKESRVIPLFPEIREYLDKAFFDPANENKQYVIANHRNANHRTRLEKIIKRAGLKPWPKLFQNLRASRATELASEFPAHVAAEWTGHSEKIAQEHYWRVTDADFEKATRKCKQKCKQKPAVEGGNEREGETANPAFPADYLPVPASTFALVGDEGLEPPTSTV; this is encoded by the coding sequence ATGGCCAGCATCATCCGAGACCGGAATAAGAAAACCAAGGAATACAACGGATGCCGTTCATTGCAATTCATTACCCCGACGGGCAAACGTGATTCCATCCGCCTGGGAAAAATACCCGCCAAGGGAGCAGAGACGATTCGGGCCATGGTGGATGCCATCATTTCGGATCGGCTGTGCCTTAAATCCCATGATCCAGAGGTCTCCGCCTGGATCGGTCGACTTCAGCAGCAAAACCCTTCTCTGTATGACAAACTGGCTGCAAAGGGTGTGCTTCAGTACAGAGAAAAACCCGAGTCGACTACCCTGGGAGCGTTTCTGGATGCCTTCATAAAAACTCAGGGTGTGAAGGTGAAGGCGTCCACGAAGACGGTCTACGGCCATACCAAGCGTTGCCTGATCGAGTATTTCAAGAAGGACAAGCCCCTCGCTGATATCTCTCCGGGTGACGCGGATGAGTGGCGGGCCTGGTTGACGAGTTCACAGAATTTGGCCCCAAACACGGTGCGGCGCCGTTGCGGGATTGCCCGCCAGTTTTTCAAGGCTGCCATTCGCAAGCGACTGTTAACAGAGAATCCATTCGCCGAATTGCAAGAGGGTGTTGCCGTGAAGGGCAACAAGAGCCGAGATTATTTTGTGACCCGCGAGGAAGCCAATAAGGTGCTCAAGGCTTGCCCCGATGATGAATGGCGGTTACTCTTCTCCCTGGCCCGCTACGGTGCGTTACGTTGCCCCTCAGAGATTTTGGCGCTTACCTGGGCGGATATTGACTGGGACAACGAACGAATCACAGTGACGAGTTCCAAGACGGCTCACCATGAAGGGAAGGAATCGCGAGTCATTCCCCTCTTTCCTGAGATTAGGGAATATCTCGACAAGGCTTTTTTCGATCCGGCCAACGAGAACAAGCAGTATGTGATCGCCAATCATCGCAACGCGAATCACCGTACTCGACTAGAGAAGATCATCAAGAGGGCGGGTCTCAAGCCATGGCCGAAATTGTTTCAGAACTTGCGGGCGAGCCGAGCGACGGAATTGGCTTCCGAGTTTCCTGCCCACGTCGCGGCAGAATGGACAGGACATTCCGAAAAAATAGCCCAAGAACACTATTGGAGAGTGACCGATGCTGATTTTGAGAAGGCAACCAGGAAGTGCAAGCAAAAGTGCAAGCAGAAACCGGCGGTAGAGGGCGGGAATGAGCGGGAAGGCGAGACTGCCAATCCTGCTTTTCCTGCTGATTACCTCCCGGTACCGGCTAGTACTTTTGCATTAGTGGGCGATGAGGGACTCGAACCCCCGACATCCACGGTGTAA
- a CDS encoding MotA/TolQ/ExbB proton channel family protein, translating into MLTILFYMGIRFLPSNLSPVVDIFCNRGPIQYFSVFATSWGVAILIVKGLKLKLQQKCLDHVIVPQESDFVLSTTTVEDVFENIYKIVDDPKHFVLFNRIAVALSNLRNLGRVTDVDEILRSQAEHDESIMESSYSLIRGLIWAVPVLGFIGTVLGLSDAISGFGGVMAATEDMGEITTALKGVTSGLATAFDTTLVALVAALCLQLATTFLHKNEEEFLDSCTEYCQRNIVNRLRIMPFHSDET; encoded by the coding sequence TTGCTTACTATCTTGTTTTACATGGGAATTAGGTTTCTGCCGTCTAATTTAAGCCCCGTGGTTGATATTTTCTGCAATCGGGGACCGATACAGTACTTCTCCGTTTTCGCCACTAGTTGGGGAGTCGCCATACTTATCGTCAAGGGGCTGAAGCTTAAGCTACAACAAAAATGCCTCGATCATGTCATCGTTCCCCAAGAGAGCGACTTCGTACTTTCCACGACGACGGTCGAAGATGTCTTCGAGAATATCTACAAAATAGTGGACGATCCAAAGCATTTTGTCTTGTTCAATCGAATCGCAGTGGCACTTTCCAATTTGCGCAATCTTGGCCGTGTCACGGATGTTGATGAGATTCTTCGCAGTCAAGCAGAGCACGACGAATCCATAATGGAGTCCAGCTACTCGTTAATTCGAGGGCTTATTTGGGCAGTTCCGGTGCTGGGTTTTATTGGAACCGTCTTGGGACTTTCTGATGCCATCAGTGGGTTTGGGGGAGTCATGGCTGCAACGGAAGACATGGGCGAAATTACAACTGCACTAAAGGGGGTAACTTCTGGTTTGGCGACCGCCTTTGACACGACCTTGGTTGCCCTTGTGGCAGCTCTCTGTCTGCAATTGGCGACCACCTTTTTACATAAGAACGAAGAAGAGTTTTTGGATAGCTGTACTGAGTACTGTCAACGCAACATCGTAAACCGCTTGCGCATCATGCCGTTCCATTCAGATGAAACGTAA
- a CDS encoding response regulator transcription factor, whose product MKPHLSPRQAEVVRLRSLGCDVTETAAILGISKHTVLQHRAAAMEAFGTHKAALLTRVAIKHGFTSINDKLTLREKRKCGRKDDGWN is encoded by the coding sequence ATGAAACCGCATTTATCCCCTCGGCAAGCCGAAGTAGTGAGACTGAGAAGCCTTGGTTGTGATGTCACCGAGACTGCCGCCATTCTCGGCATTTCAAAACACACCGTACTCCAACACAGAGCAGCCGCTATGGAAGCCTTTGGCACCCACAAAGCCGCCTTGCTAACAAGAGTGGCAATCAAGCACGGCTTCACGTCGATCAACGACAAGCTAACTCTCAGAGAGAAGCGGAAGTGCGGGCGTAAGGACGATGGGTGGAACTGA
- a CDS encoding SOS response-associated peptidase, whose amino-acid sequence MCHHFRLLNEARQLAKQFKATIADDQLPLPFGDFYPLSQIPVIRLDDSGNREIVPMEWGLLPFWWKPSGRKTSRKAFQRKCFNARGETIHSKPTFRAAFKSRRCLIPATEFMERGHYFYLPDNEPFVFAGLWEHWQGDGEVIESCTIVTTNPNAEIREVGHHRMPVVLIEEVDQASWLDSEVVEREPLNGLLLPSADGTFLFGEKS is encoded by the coding sequence ATGTGTCACCACTTCCGACTACTGAACGAGGCCCGGCAACTCGCCAAGCAGTTCAAGGCTACCATTGCCGACGACCAACTCCCCCTGCCCTTTGGCGACTTCTACCCGCTCAGCCAAATTCCCGTGATTCGCTTAGATGATTCAGGCAACCGTGAGATTGTGCCAATGGAGTGGGGGCTGCTGCCGTTCTGGTGGAAACCCTCAGGCCGGAAGACTTCCCGCAAAGCCTTTCAGCGAAAATGCTTCAATGCCCGAGGGGAGACTATCCACTCGAAGCCAACTTTTCGGGCTGCTTTCAAGAGTCGCCGATGTCTGATTCCTGCCACTGAGTTCATGGAAAGGGGCCACTACTTCTACCTGCCAGACAACGAGCCGTTTGTCTTTGCTGGATTGTGGGAGCACTGGCAGGGGGACGGTGAGGTTATCGAGAGTTGCACAATAGTTACTACAAATCCGAACGCTGAAATCAGAGAGGTGGGGCATCACAGAATGCCGGTCGTTCTCATAGAGGAGGTCGATCAAGCATCTTGGCTCGATTCGGAGGTAGTTGAACGAGAGCCATTGAACGGCCTGTTGCTACCGTCAGCCGATGGGACGTTTCTGTTTGGTGAGAAATCGTGA